A genomic segment from Roseibium algicola encodes:
- a CDS encoding NAD(P)H-dependent oxidoreductase, whose translation MRIFSLLAHPRDNSFCHALSKQARDALEAEGHQIDHHDLYAEEFDPCLTAEEAYSIGDTLEEVLSRSEDAVVARHREGILNADGLLVVHPNWWGKPPAILAGWIDRVLVPGGAYRLQTADGLPEGLLSIRKAVVFNTSDTEAERERLDLGDPLELIWGRCVLPYCGALDYERHVFRPVVGSSYPQRQDWLEETAHICRSAFDG comes from the coding sequence TTGCGCATCTTTTCCCTACTGGCGCACCCCAGGGACAACAGCTTCTGCCATGCGCTGTCAAAACAGGCGCGTGATGCTCTGGAGGCCGAGGGGCACCAGATAGATCACCACGATCTTTACGCCGAAGAGTTCGATCCCTGTCTGACAGCAGAGGAAGCCTACTCGATCGGCGATACCCTGGAAGAAGTGCTGTCCCGTTCAGAGGATGCCGTTGTTGCGCGGCACAGGGAAGGTATTTTGAACGCCGATGGTCTGCTGGTCGTCCATCCGAACTGGTGGGGCAAACCGCCGGCGATCCTTGCAGGCTGGATCGACCGTGTGCTTGTGCCGGGTGGTGCCTATCGGCTGCAGACTGCCGACGGTCTGCCGGAAGGGCTGCTGTCGATCCGCAAGGCCGTCGTCTTCAACACGTCCGACACCGAGGCGGAGCGAGAGCGGCTAGATCTTGGAGACCCGCTGGAGCTGATCTGGGGCCGGTGCGTGCTGCCATATTGTGGCGCTCTGGATTACGAGCGCCACGTCTTCAGGCCCGTTGTGGGCAGCTCCTATCCCCAGCGGCAAGACTGGCTGGAAGAAACCGCCCATATTTGTCGAAGCGCCTTTGATGGTTGA
- a CDS encoding cytochrome b/b6 domain-containing protein — protein MRISHWLIAVAVIANGLLNKPGGTIHIWIGWGVLALLALRFVWGFLGPAEARFSAFPPDPRAAVSHLIDLVRGSPRHYRSHNPAGAIMVYALWACLVVVTGTGLYMTGAKSPITIAEEKAAVAAGDWSVLVKDDDDEKGEDSKVLGEAAKEVHEIAANLMLVLALIHVAGVAVESRATRRNLVRPMLVGRIKDK, from the coding sequence GTGCGTATCAGCCATTGGCTGATCGCAGTCGCGGTGATAGCCAACGGTCTCCTCAACAAGCCGGGTGGCACCATTCACATCTGGATTGGCTGGGGAGTTCTCGCCCTGCTTGCGCTCCGTTTTGTCTGGGGATTTCTCGGACCGGCGGAAGCCAGGTTCTCCGCCTTTCCACCTGATCCGCGCGCTGCGGTGTCTCACCTGATCGATCTCGTTCGCGGTAGCCCGCGCCACTACCGCTCCCATAATCCCGCCGGAGCGATCATGGTCTATGCGCTCTGGGCCTGCCTTGTGGTGGTAACCGGAACCGGCCTTTACATGACCGGCGCCAAGAGCCCCATCACGATTGCCGAGGAAAAGGCGGCGGTTGCTGCTGGAGACTGGTCGGTGCTCGTCAAGGACGACGATGATGAAAAGGGCGAAGACAGCAAGGTGCTGGGGGAAGCTGCAAAGGAAGTTCATGAAATCGCAGCCAACCTGATGCTGGTGCTGGCCCTGATCCATGTCGCAGGTGTCGCAGTTGAAAGTCGCGCGACGAGGCGTAATCTGGTCCGACCCATGCTGGTTGGCCGGATCAAGGACAAATGA
- a CDS encoding HpcH/HpaI aldolase/citrate lyase family protein, translating to MTTQPRPRRSALYMPGSNARALEKAATLDVDCLLLDLEDAVAPDAKDMARTQIVEAVSARPYGNREVVIRINGLETPWGEDDLAAAVKANPDAILVPKVNGPADLQMVAHKLSLLGASADLKLWAMMETPLAMLNAAAIGACGLDPAVRLSCFVMGTNDLAKETRARLTPGRAAMTPWLMTCVAAARAGGIDILDGVYNAFQDEEGFAAECAQGVDMGMDGKTLIHPKQIAPCHAAFSPSEEEVAWARKINSLFDEPENAGKGAIQVDGKMVERLHADMGKRVIAIADAIAART from the coding sequence ATGACAACACAGCCAAGACCCCGCCGTTCCGCTCTCTATATGCCCGGCTCCAACGCCCGGGCGCTGGAAAAGGCGGCAACGCTGGATGTGGACTGCCTGCTGCTGGACCTTGAAGACGCGGTTGCTCCCGATGCCAAGGACATGGCACGCACGCAGATCGTCGAAGCCGTTTCGGCCCGTCCCTACGGCAATCGCGAGGTGGTGATCCGCATCAACGGGCTGGAGACGCCCTGGGGCGAAGACGATCTGGCGGCAGCGGTGAAGGCCAATCCGGATGCCATTCTGGTGCCCAAGGTCAACGGCCCGGCCGACCTGCAGATGGTTGCGCACAAGCTATCGCTTCTGGGGGCGTCCGCGGACCTGAAACTCTGGGCCATGATGGAAACGCCGCTCGCCATGCTGAATGCCGCCGCCATCGGCGCCTGCGGTCTGGATCCGGCCGTGCGGCTGTCCTGTTTCGTGATGGGCACCAATGATCTGGCCAAGGAAACAAGGGCACGCCTCACGCCCGGCCGCGCCGCCATGACGCCCTGGCTGATGACCTGTGTTGCGGCAGCGCGTGCCGGTGGCATCGACATTCTGGACGGTGTCTACAATGCGTTTCAGGACGAGGAAGGTTTCGCCGCCGAATGCGCCCAGGGTGTCGACATGGGCATGGACGGCAAGACGCTGATCCACCCGAAACAGATCGCCCCCTGCCACGCAGCCTTCAGTCCGTCGGAAGAGGAAGTTGCCTGGGCACGCAAGATCAATTCTCTGTTCGATGAGCCTGAAAATGCGGGCAAGGGCGCAATCCAGGTGGACGGCAAGATGGTTGAAAGGCTACATGCGGACATGGGCAAGCGGGTGATCGCCATCGCCGACGCCATCGCTGCCCGGACCTGA
- a CDS encoding GNAT family N-acetyltransferase → MTTTQIRALRLDDAHKLAPLIAENAQALRRGAPRRPDAYYAERILSDKTAEVLGAFEGDKLVGFAVFFDLPELITGLRIGQMDDIYVHPDHRNKGTGRKMIETLVSEGQSRGWLHLRWLVPGKNTPAVALYEKIAEPDHRKSYLIPIDRVAGD, encoded by the coding sequence ATGACGACAACGCAAATCAGGGCCCTTCGGCTGGATGATGCTCATAAGCTTGCGCCGCTTATTGCCGAAAATGCACAGGCGCTGCGGCGCGGTGCACCGCGTCGTCCCGACGCCTATTACGCCGAACGCATTCTGTCGGACAAGACCGCCGAGGTTCTGGGAGCCTTCGAAGGTGACAAGCTGGTCGGCTTCGCTGTTTTCTTCGACCTGCCGGAACTCATTACGGGTCTCAGGATCGGCCAGATGGATGACATCTATGTCCATCCCGATCACCGCAACAAGGGCACCGGCCGCAAGATGATCGAAACCCTGGTCAGTGAAGGCCAGAGCCGCGGATGGCTGCATTTGCGCTGGCTCGTACCGGGCAAGAACACCCCGGCGGTTGCGCTCTACGAAAAGATCGCAGAACCCGATCATCGCAAGAGCTACCTGATCCCGATCGACCGCGTCGCCGGCGACTGA
- a CDS encoding GntR family transcriptional regulator, translating to MPVATTCDHPDRIDGAAMKDANKGELLNDKAFQALVEALRSGSLRNGQFLSMSQLVDQLDYPIAPVREAVKYASSQGFLTTVPKRGLQVMEASPDNIRECLDVRLVLDQEGARRRISQGNLEGLDALRRRHETMRDEVRTGPAASLPPKAIEVDLSLHTYLGEGLGNSLLSAAYAANRIRIAVIQHARPFLADRIASAMDEHLAVIEALETRNEAAAVQALKYHCEQTLRWWGVP from the coding sequence ATGCCAGTGGCGACAACCTGCGATCATCCGGACCGGATCGACGGAGCTGCAATGAAGGACGCAAACAAGGGTGAATTGCTGAACGACAAGGCTTTTCAGGCGCTTGTCGAAGCCTTGCGGAGCGGTTCGCTGCGCAATGGCCAGTTCCTGTCGATGTCGCAGCTTGTCGACCAGCTGGACTATCCGATCGCGCCCGTGCGCGAAGCCGTCAAATACGCCAGCTCGCAGGGGTTCCTGACGACAGTGCCCAAACGCGGCCTGCAGGTTATGGAAGCTAGCCCGGACAACATTCGCGAATGTCTGGACGTGCGTCTGGTGCTGGACCAGGAAGGTGCGCGCCGGCGAATATCACAGGGAAATCTGGAGGGCCTCGACGCCTTGCGCCGGCGTCACGAGACCATGCGCGACGAGGTGCGGACGGGGCCTGCGGCCAGCCTGCCGCCCAAGGCGATCGAGGTGGACCTGTCCCTGCACACGTACCTTGGCGAGGGACTTGGAAATTCGCTGCTGTCGGCTGCCTATGCCGCAAACCGTATCCGGATCGCCGTCATCCAGCATGCGCGGCCGTTTCTTGCGGATCGGATCGCCTCGGCGATGGACGAGCATCTTGCGGTCATCGAGGCGCTGGAAACCCGGAACGAGGCCGCTGCGGTGCAAGCCTTGAAATATCATTGCGAGCAGACACTGCGCTGGTGGGGTGTTCCCTGA
- a CDS encoding NCS1 family nucleobase:cation symporter-1 translates to MANLSGKSGPRDGGLYNEDLAPIPASERKWGAFEIFNVWNNDIQSLFGYTLAASLFITYGLNGWMVFAAIVLAGFFVMVLVNLTGRPSVKHGVPYPVIARASMGVYGARFPALVRGIVAIFWYGVQTYFASTAVALLFNTLLGTEGGAEFLGMTTVGWISYLIVCVFQVALFMKGIDWVGKFLNWAGPFVYIVMIALCLVIWWKAGNGIFSALGTIFEGSEATDPRGPVAAFVAVVGTMIAYFAAVVINFGDFSRFVSDERAMKRGNFWGLPVSMAFFSFIALFVTAGTVVLFGEKLVNPADIVDRVDNVLLTLIAAVTFFAATVGINLVANFIPPAYDIANLNPEKISAKTGGIITAVIAFFIGALWVSVISNIGIAAFVDTLGAFLAPLYGILVADYYLVRKQNIDVEALFSSDPDARYHYNNGWNMKAIFAFAIAALFSVATVWVPALSELSGYGWVIGAVLGGVLHLGLMRLQTTEAGKTAQ, encoded by the coding sequence ATGGCGAATTTATCTGGCAAATCGGGTCCGCGAGACGGAGGCCTCTACAACGAGGACCTGGCGCCGATCCCGGCTTCGGAGCGCAAGTGGGGCGCCTTCGAAATCTTCAACGTCTGGAACAACGATATCCAGAGCCTGTTCGGCTATACGCTGGCCGCATCGCTGTTCATCACCTATGGCCTCAACGGCTGGATGGTTTTCGCGGCAATCGTGCTGGCCGGTTTCTTCGTCATGGTGCTGGTCAATCTCACCGGCCGCCCGTCGGTAAAGCACGGCGTGCCCTATCCGGTGATCGCACGCGCCTCGATGGGCGTCTACGGCGCCCGTTTCCCGGCGCTGGTACGCGGCATCGTCGCCATCTTCTGGTATGGCGTGCAGACCTACTTCGCCTCCACGGCGGTTGCCTTGCTGTTCAACACGCTGCTCGGCACTGAGGGCGGCGCGGAATTCCTCGGCATGACAACGGTCGGCTGGATTTCCTATCTCATCGTCTGCGTCTTCCAGGTTGCCCTGTTCATGAAAGGCATCGACTGGGTCGGCAAATTCCTGAACTGGGCAGGTCCGTTCGTCTACATCGTCATGATCGCGCTGTGCCTGGTGATCTGGTGGAAGGCCGGCAACGGCATCTTCTCGGCTCTCGGCACCATCTTCGAAGGCAGCGAAGCAACCGACCCGCGCGGTCCTGTTGCGGCCTTTGTCGCGGTGGTCGGCACGATGATCGCCTATTTCGCCGCCGTCGTGATCAACTTCGGCGACTTTTCCCGCTTCGTGTCGGATGAACGCGCCATGAAGCGCGGCAACTTCTGGGGCCTGCCGGTTTCCATGGCCTTCTTCTCCTTCATCGCCCTGTTCGTGACGGCAGGCACCGTTGTGCTGTTCGGAGAAAAACTGGTGAACCCGGCTGATATCGTCGACCGTGTCGACAACGTCCTGCTGACGCTGATCGCTGCCGTCACCTTCTTTGCGGCAACGGTCGGCATCAACCTGGTGGCAAACTTCATTCCGCCGGCCTATGACATTGCCAACCTCAACCCGGAAAAGATCTCGGCCAAGACCGGCGGCATCATCACCGCTGTCATTGCCTTCTTCATCGGCGCGCTGTGGGTGTCGGTCATCTCGAACATCGGCATTGCCGCATTCGTCGATACGCTTGGCGCCTTCCTGGCACCGCTCTACGGCATTCTGGTCGCGGACTACTACCTGGTTCGCAAGCAGAACATCGATGTCGAGGCGCTGTTTTCCTCCGATCCGGACGCCCGCTACCACTACAACAACGGCTGGAACATGAAGGCGATCTTTGCCTTTGCCATCGCCGCACTGTTCTCGGTGGCAACCGTTTGGGTTCCGGCCCTGTCGGAACTCTCCGGCTACGGCTGGGTCATCGGCGCGGTTCTGGGTGGTGTGCTGCATCTGGGCCTGATGCGCCTGCAGACGACCGAAGCCGGCAAGACAGCACAATAA
- the yddG gene encoding aromatic amino acid exporter YddG, which yields MADKQKLRATLIGLTAVLMWATLGLFGAGSGNVPPFLLNTLCFGFSGIMALIWLIATGRTRLLRQPLGVWAFGTFGLFGFHFFYFTAIRNAPPVEANLINYTWPLLIVLFSALLPGERLRLHHVIGTVLGLAGAVLLITGGEGVGFSSGSMLGYGAAVASCLFWSSYSVLSRRLGAVPTEAVAGFCVMTAILSGVCHLALEETILPASSLEWASVLALAAFPVGLAFFTWDIGVKHGDIQVLGAAAYSAPLLSTLLLIAFGFGALTPAVGIACVAITLGAVIAAKDMIFKRRQKAPVSMQVDELP from the coding sequence ATGGCGGACAAGCAAAAGTTGAGGGCGACGCTGATCGGACTTACAGCTGTGCTGATGTGGGCGACCCTCGGCCTGTTCGGTGCCGGTTCCGGCAATGTGCCTCCGTTCCTGTTGAACACCCTGTGTTTCGGCTTCTCAGGCATCATGGCGCTGATCTGGCTGATCGCGACAGGCAGGACCCGGTTGCTCAGGCAACCGCTTGGCGTCTGGGCATTCGGCACGTTCGGCCTGTTCGGCTTTCATTTTTTCTATTTCACTGCCATCCGTAACGCGCCGCCTGTGGAAGCAAATCTGATCAACTACACTTGGCCGCTCCTGATCGTGCTGTTTTCCGCCCTGTTGCCGGGGGAACGGCTGCGTCTGCATCATGTCATTGGAACGGTTCTGGGCCTGGCCGGCGCTGTGCTTCTGATCACCGGCGGGGAAGGTGTCGGTTTTTCCTCCGGCTCGATGCTCGGCTATGGGGCGGCGGTGGCCTCGTGTCTGTTCTGGTCCAGCTATTCCGTGCTTTCGCGCAGACTGGGTGCGGTGCCGACCGAAGCCGTTGCGGGGTTCTGTGTGATGACCGCAATCCTTTCGGGTGTCTGCCATCTGGCGCTGGAGGAAACGATCCTGCCTGCATCGTCGCTGGAATGGGCATCGGTGCTGGCGCTTGCCGCTTTCCCGGTGGGACTTGCGTTTTTCACCTGGGACATCGGCGTCAAGCATGGCGATATCCAGGTTCTGGGCGCAGCGGCCTATTCGGCGCCGCTCCTGTCCACCCTGTTGCTGATTGCCTTCGGCTTCGGGGCGCTGACACCTGCCGTTGGCATCGCCTGTGTGGCGATTACGCTGGGGGCGGTGATTGCCGCAAAGGACATGATCTTCAAACGCCGGCAGAAAGCGCCGGTGAGCATGCAGGTAGACGAACTTCCGTGA
- a CDS encoding DUF2125 domain-containing protein, translating into MSDIKTKPPKPTRRGYILLAGAVVLVIAGWSAAWFYGQSVLREQLDRQIVRMADQGLDVSCADLAIAGYPFRYEVSCADMRSADRWGTAASLGGLNAVALIYNPWHVIFEAKSPAAMSVPVNGLEGGLTWQTARASVKFSDNALGSFDAVIDKPEVAFDTALARGLFAAEKSEVHLRKQPESAATLESFVTVQDLSLKSLPELQQTISLRSHARIEGGTALLAGADLVSLVRAQGGELPVELVLTEILLGAGKATASGNLVLSGDGTLSGSLELNLGNSDALLDSVKPLFPPEDQTFALLQNVVKSLEPAAKEVDGVRTITLPVSVDRGVVRIGFLPLGQIPPLFPAGS; encoded by the coding sequence GTGTCCGATATCAAGACCAAGCCGCCGAAACCCACCAGACGCGGATATATCCTGCTGGCCGGAGCTGTCGTTCTGGTGATTGCTGGCTGGTCGGCCGCCTGGTTTTATGGGCAATCCGTCCTGCGGGAACAACTCGACCGGCAAATTGTCCGCATGGCGGACCAGGGCCTGGATGTGAGCTGCGCGGATCTTGCCATTGCCGGCTATCCGTTCCGCTATGAGGTCTCCTGCGCGGACATGCGTTCGGCCGATCGCTGGGGAACAGCCGCATCGCTCGGCGGGCTGAATGCCGTCGCCTTGATCTATAATCCGTGGCACGTGATCTTCGAGGCAAAGTCGCCTGCGGCCATGTCGGTGCCGGTGAACGGCCTCGAGGGTGGTCTGACGTGGCAGACGGCCCGCGCCAGCGTGAAGTTCAGCGACAATGCGCTCGGCTCGTTCGATGCGGTGATCGACAAACCGGAAGTGGCGTTCGACACCGCCCTCGCCCGGGGCCTGTTTGCGGCTGAAAAGTCCGAAGTGCATCTGCGCAAGCAACCCGAGAGCGCGGCGACACTGGAAAGTTTCGTCACGGTTCAGGACCTCAGCCTCAAATCTCTGCCGGAACTTCAGCAGACGATTTCCCTGCGCAGCCATGCCCGTATCGAAGGCGGCACAGCCCTGCTTGCAGGGGCAGACCTCGTTTCGCTTGTGCGGGCGCAGGGCGGAGAACTGCCGGTCGAACTGGTGCTTACCGAGATACTGCTCGGGGCCGGCAAGGCTACGGCAAGCGGCAATCTTGTGCTTTCGGGTGACGGCACCTTGAGCGGATCACTGGAGTTGAACCTCGGCAATTCGGACGCGCTTCTGGACAGCGTGAAGCCCTTGTTCCCGCCTGAAGACCAGACGTTTGCACTGCTGCAGAATGTGGTGAAGAGCCTGGAGCCTGCCGCCAAGGAAGTCGACGGTGTGCGGACCATCACGCTGCCGGTCTCGGTCGACCGCGGCGTGGTTCGCATCGGTTTTCTGCCGCTTGGCCAGATCCCGCCGTTGTTTCCTGCGGGATCCTGA
- a CDS encoding arylsulfatase, producing the protein MSFRHLLAGLPIALLMTCTTSMAQESKPPNILVIWGDDVGWQNVSAYGMGTMGYTTPNIDRLANEGLRFTDHYAQPSCTAGRAAFLTGQYPIRSGMTTVGQPGSPLGLKAESPTLAEELKQIGYRTGHFGKNHLGDRNEHLPTVHGFDEFFGNLYHLNTQEEAEQRDYQRFGEAFSGSLEEYEKQFGTRGVIHSFASETFDDTEQPRFGVIGKQTVEDTGPLTQERMKNFDEGEVIPLAKDFMKNAQEAGEPFFVWLNTSRMHLYTRLNDEWRYAAETYTTEADYHGSGMLQHDHDIGLVLDWLDQQGLTENTIVWYSTDNGPEHSSWPHGATTPFRGEKMTTYEGGVRVISMVRWPNILEAGKTLTGIQAHQDMFTTLAAAAGIEDVKAEVMAEKQQFIDGVNNLAYWKGEQANSNRNHIFHYYESVLTAIRMGPWKFHFSTKEDYYANLVPRTAPLVFNIRADPFESYDSTDGYGHLMQKVSWLIQPMGVLMGQHLQSLADYPPVQGGASFNMSNIVEDFLSKGMQ; encoded by the coding sequence ATGTCTTTTCGACATCTGCTTGCAGGCTTGCCCATCGCACTTCTCATGACGTGCACAACGTCCATGGCGCAAGAGTCAAAACCACCAAACATATTGGTCATCTGGGGCGACGATGTCGGTTGGCAGAATGTTTCCGCCTACGGCATGGGCACCATGGGTTACACCACGCCCAACATCGACCGCCTGGCGAATGAAGGCCTCCGCTTCACCGATCACTACGCCCAGCCGAGCTGCACCGCAGGCCGCGCGGCCTTCCTGACCGGTCAGTACCCGATCAGGTCCGGCATGACCACCGTGGGTCAACCTGGGTCTCCGCTTGGTCTGAAAGCAGAATCGCCAACGCTTGCGGAAGAACTGAAACAGATCGGATACCGCACGGGACATTTCGGCAAGAACCATCTGGGTGACCGGAACGAACACCTGCCCACCGTCCATGGCTTCGACGAATTCTTCGGTAATCTCTATCATCTCAATACGCAGGAAGAAGCCGAACAGCGCGACTACCAGCGGTTCGGTGAAGCTTTTTCAGGCAGCCTTGAGGAATACGAGAAGCAGTTCGGAACACGTGGCGTCATACACAGTTTTGCATCGGAAACCTTCGACGATACCGAACAGCCCAGGTTTGGTGTCATAGGCAAGCAGACCGTTGAGGACACCGGTCCGCTCACCCAGGAACGGATGAAGAACTTCGACGAGGGTGAAGTCATCCCTCTGGCCAAGGACTTCATGAAAAACGCCCAGGAAGCGGGCGAACCGTTCTTTGTCTGGCTGAACACCAGCCGCATGCATCTCTATACGCGGCTGAACGACGAGTGGCGCTACGCCGCAGAAACCTATACGACCGAAGCCGACTACCACGGCTCGGGCATGCTGCAGCACGACCATGATATTGGCCTGGTGCTGGACTGGCTCGACCAACAGGGCCTGACCGAAAACACCATTGTCTGGTATTCGACCGACAACGGACCCGAGCATTCTTCCTGGCCCCACGGCGCAACCACTCCGTTCCGGGGCGAAAAGATGACCACCTATGAAGGCGGCGTCCGTGTCATTTCCATGGTTCGCTGGCCGAACATACTGGAAGCCGGCAAGACGCTAACCGGAATTCAGGCACACCAGGACATGTTCACCACCCTGGCAGCCGCAGCCGGCATTGAAGACGTCAAGGCTGAAGTGATGGCCGAGAAGCAGCAGTTCATCGACGGCGTCAACAACCTGGCTTACTGGAAGGGCGAACAGGCCAATTCCAATCGCAACCACATCTTCCACTATTACGAAAGCGTGCTGACGGCGATCAGGATGGGACCGTGGAAATTCCACTTCTCGACCAAGGAAGATTATTACGCCAACCTGGTTCCGCGGACAGCACCTTTGGTGTTCAACATCCGAGCGGATCCGTTTGAAAGCTACGATTCAACCGATGGCTACGGACACCTGATGCAGAAGGTATCGTGGCTTATCCAGCCGATGGGCGTGCTCATGGGTCAGCATCTGCAGAGCCTTGCAGACTATCCCCCGGTCCAGGGCGGGGCGTCGTTCAACATGTCGAACATCGTCGAGGACTTCCTGTCGAAGGGGATGCAGTAG
- a CDS encoding PepSY domain-containing protein yields the protein MLKKSLAVLCLCLAPVAAQAMPAVGDMVGTNPEEATAALAKAGCTVKEFEAEDGKIEAKCTDAENKLWEVYIDPKSGKVTNVKNED from the coding sequence ATGCTGAAGAAATCTCTCGCCGTACTTTGCCTCTGCCTTGCTCCGGTCGCCGCGCAGGCCATGCCCGCCGTTGGTGACATGGTCGGCACCAATCCCGAGGAGGCCACCGCAGCCCTGGCCAAGGCCGGTTGCACCGTCAAGGAATTCGAAGCCGAGGACGGCAAGATCGAAGCGAAATGCACCGATGCGGAAAACAAGCTTTGGGAAGTCTACATCGACCCGAAATCCGGCAAGGTCACCAACGTCAAGAACGAAGACTGA
- a CDS encoding DUF1737 domain-containing protein has translation MKLYRFITGIDDSEFCHRVTQALNKGWQLSGSPSLTYDATRGATICGQAVTKEVEGVEYSRDIKLGDY, from the coding sequence ATGAAACTCTACCGCTTCATCACCGGCATCGACGACAGCGAATTCTGCCACCGGGTTACCCAGGCTCTCAACAAGGGCTGGCAGCTGTCCGGTTCTCCTTCGCTCACCTACGACGCAACGCGTGGCGCGACCATTTGCGGCCAGGCAGTGACAAAGGAAGTCGAAGGCGTTGAATACTCCCGGGACATCAAGCTCGGCGACTACTGA
- a CDS encoding helix-turn-helix transcriptional regulator, translating into MTFTGINLRQGRRETTALAAFMLLQSVAAIFFVGDAFTDLVTDVSSPHSIFEFFVAFVLIVGIFLAGWQLRLTLERLRNQERALGAARGDLARIIDVQFAEWGLTPAESDVGLLALKGLDLSEIAQLRGAAQGTVRAQLTRIYAKAGVSGRHQFAAWFVEDLLQDGLADRATVSAEA; encoded by the coding sequence ATGACTTTTACAGGGATCAACCTTCGACAGGGGCGGCGGGAGACGACCGCCCTTGCCGCGTTCATGCTGTTGCAGTCCGTTGCCGCGATCTTCTTTGTCGGAGATGCCTTTACCGATCTTGTGACCGACGTCAGCAGCCCGCATTCCATTTTCGAATTCTTTGTCGCCTTCGTGTTGATCGTCGGCATTTTCCTGGCCGGCTGGCAGCTGCGGCTCACCCTGGAAAGACTGCGCAATCAGGAGCGCGCCCTTGGAGCCGCCCGCGGCGATCTTGCCCGGATTATTGACGTCCAGTTTGCCGAATGGGGCCTGACGCCTGCCGAAAGCGATGTCGGCCTCCTGGCCCTGAAAGGCCTGGATCTTTCCGAAATCGCCCAGCTGCGGGGCGCGGCACAGGGAACCGTGCGCGCCCAATTGACCAGGATCTACGCAAAGGCCGGCGTTTCGGGCCGTCACCAGTTTGCGGCCTGGTTTGTTGAGGATCTGCTTCAGGACGGCCTTGCGGACAGGGCCACGGTATCCGCTGAGGCCTGA
- a CDS encoding gamma-glutamylcyclotransferase, which yields MSDFWVFGYGSLMWNPGFDHQRAEPALLRGAHRSLCVYSWVHRGTQQRPGLVFGLDNGGACRGIAYQVSGDIWPQVLEYLRAREQTTMVYKEHHHHVELDSGEKVEALVYMVDHGHAQYAGSLPLEEQLEIVRGAVGKSGANPDYVINTAAHLQEMGIPDTGLAWLAERLKA from the coding sequence ATGAGCGATTTTTGGGTCTTTGGCTACGGTTCTTTGATGTGGAACCCAGGATTTGATCACCAGCGCGCCGAACCGGCGCTGCTGCGTGGTGCACATCGCTCGCTTTGCGTCTATTCCTGGGTACATCGGGGCACGCAGCAGAGACCAGGTCTCGTCTTCGGCCTCGACAACGGCGGCGCATGCCGGGGCATCGCCTATCAGGTCTCCGGGGATATCTGGCCGCAGGTGCTGGAATATCTGCGTGCCCGGGAACAGACGACGATGGTCTACAAGGAGCACCATCATCACGTCGAGCTCGACAGCGGCGAGAAGGTGGAAGCGCTGGTCTACATGGTCGATCACGGCCATGCCCAATATGCGGGTTCCTTGCCGCTTGAAGAGCAGCTGGAAATCGTAAGAGGCGCTGTCGGCAAGTCCGGCGCCAATCCGGACTATGTCATCAACACCGCCGCCCACCTCCAGGAAATGGGCATTCCCGATACGGGTCTTGCCTGGCTGGCCGAGCGCCTGAAAGCCTGA